TGGAAAAAGCGCGTAAACAAGGGCAAGTAGCACGTAGTAATGACGTGAGTTCGGCGCTGATTATGCTATTCACCGTGCTCTATTTTATGTTGGCGTGGGATTGGATCGTCGATCAGTTCAAAGAAATGTTCAGCATTGTACCCCGCCTATACACCATGCCATTCCCGCAAGCAGTGGAAGTCGGTTTTAAAACCATGCTGGAAAGCGCTCTATACGGCATCGCGTTACCCTTTGCCATGATCACAGTAGTGGCGGGTATTCTGGGGAATATTGTGCAATTTGGTTTCGTCTTTTCCTTTGAACCCATTATTCCCAAGCCGGAAAAAGTTAGCTTATCCAGTGGTTTCAAACGCATTTTTTCCGCCAAGCAATTCGTCACGACCTTACTCTCGCTGTTGAAAACCATCATTATTGGGGCAATTTTGCTGATTGTGTTACGCGCGGGGTTGAGCGAGTTATTGCACGCCATTAAACAATGCAACGTTGAATGCCAACAAACCGTCATCGAAGACTTAACCAGTCAACTCATGTTGTACATTTTGCCCATACTTATTTTTATCGCCGTACTCGATTTTTTATTTCAAAGCCAGCAATTCATTAAAGATCAGCGCATGACCAAAGAAGAAGTCAAAAAAGAAATGAAAGACATCTTTGGGGATCCGCATGTGCGTTCGGCACGCCAAGGCATTCGGCGCGAACTCTCCGAACAGGACATCAAGAAGCGTATTAGTACCGCTCGGCTGGTGATTCTCGACATGGGGGTTGCGGTTGCGTTGCAATACGAAGCGGGTAAGACCCCATTACCCATTATCGTGGCCATTGGTAAAAATAATATGTCACGTAAAATGGCAGAAATTGCCACCCTTGAAAATGTACCCGTCGTCAGTGACCCTGGGTTGGTGCAAGATTTGCTTAGCGAGGGCAAATTAGACCAATACATACCCGAAAAAACCATTGATAGAGTCGCTAATTTATTGCGCCAAACCCAAGGGAAGGTCAAAAAATAAATGGATGTATTATGGAACAAGAAAAACAGCCAATGACCTTGGCGCAGCGCTTACAAAAAAGCTGGGCAGATTTAAGACAAACCAATGTGCGGGCGCAAGCCCACTACACGGTTTTTCGTACCACCCAGCACATCAAAAACAAAAATGGCTTGGTAAAACAATACCAGCAACGTTTTGCCGCTGGGTGGGAAAAATGGCTGGGTGTCGGCGCAGGCATCACTGGCGTTTTCATGCTACTCAACCCTGACGGGCTGTGGCGCTGGCAGTTTGTGCTCGTTCTTGGTGGTGTGTTGATCGCGCCACTGTTAGCTGACTTGTGGCATTCCCTGAAAAAAGTGTTCACCGAATACCCCGGCAAACAGCTTATCGGGCAAGTGATTACGTTAGAACAAGGAATTGTGGAGGGCGCAGGCAGTATCCGTTTAGATAATCTCGAATGGCAACTGGCGGGAGACGATTGCCCTGCGGGAACGCAAGCCAAGATTATTGCCATTAACGACCGGACTTTATACATAACGCCCCTCAGCCAAACCGCATAAGCCATTACAAGGATCAGGAGCACCGTTTTCATGCAGTCGAGCGCCTCACAAGAGTTTCTCACCAACCTAACCCGGCGCAGTGACATAGCGCTGGCGTTATTGCTGGTCGCGATCATTGCCATGATGATTTTGCCCATGCCCACCTTGGTCATGGACATGCTGATTGCCCTGAACATGAGCATTGCGATCTTATTGATGATGTTGGGTATTTACATTCCACACCCGCTGGCAATTTCCTCGTTTCCGTCGATTTTATTATTGACCACGCTGTTTCGTTTATCGTTAAGTATTGCTACTACCCGTTTGATTTTGCTGGAAGCGGATGCCGGTCACATTATTCAAACCTTCGGCGAATTCGTGGTGGGTGGTAATTTAATTGTCGGTTTGGTCGTGTTCCTAATCATTACGATTGTGCAATTCATCGTCATTACCAAAGGCTCAGAACGTATCGCCGAAGTTAGCGCCCGCTTTTCCTTGGACGCAATGCCCGGTAAGCAGATGAGTATCGACAGCGATATGCGGGCAGGTCTGATTACTTTGGCGGATGCACGTCATCGCCGTTCTAACCTTGAAAAAGAAAGCCAATTGTACGGCGCTCTCGATGGCGCGATGAAATTCGTCAAAGGGGATGCGATTGCGGGGCTGATTATTATCTTAGTCAACATCCTCGGTGGCATAGCCATTGGCACGATGCAGCGCGGAATGCCAATGGGCGAAGCCGTCGAACTCTACTCCATTCTCACCATTGGTGACGGGCTGGTATCGCAAATTCCCGCCCTATTCATTTCCATCACCTCCGGCATTATTGTCACCCGTGTGCGGGGAGAAGATGATGCCAACTTAGGCAGCGACATTGGTGGGCAAATGCTGGCGCAACCCAGTGCCTTGCTTGCCGCCGCCGGTATTGTGGGCGCAATGGGGTTAGTCCCCGGCTTTCCGACCATGGTGTTCTTTTTCCTCGCTATTTTGCTAGGCTTCACCGGTATGGCCTTGCGCAAAGTGCAAAATCAGATGGAATTCGCCGATGCCGAAATCACCACCGTCATCGGTCAACAAGATAGCAGTAAAATGGCGCTTGGCAGCAGCGAACCTCAAGCCGCGTTGGAAGACATGCAGCCACTCTCACCCGCTTTAGTCGAACTGCCTGCGCAAGCCAAAAACTTGTTCTCACTCGACACTTTGAATCAAGATTTCATGCGCATCCGCCGCGAGTTCTACCAAGACATGGGTGTGCCATTGCCCGGCATCAGCCTGCGAATTTCCTCGCAATTGAATAATGACAACTACCAGATTTCAATTCGCGGCGTTCCTGTGGCACAAGGCAACCTCAAACCCGCGAGTGCAACCGCATTACCCGCTACGCCCCCCTCCAGCGACAAAACAGCGGCTGACTTGGTAGCCAGTGGCACGCGCCCGACACCCGACAATATTCAGGCCATTAGCTTCCACCTCGCGTATGTATTACGCAAACATGCGTCGGAATTCATCGGCATTCAAGAAATGCACACCCTCTATAACAAGCTGGAACAATCCAGTTACACCGAACTGGTGCGCGAAGTGCAACGTGCGGTCAACACCCCGAAAACCGTGGATGTATTCCGGCGCTTGCTGAATGAAGGCATATCCATCCGCGATCTTCGCCAAATTCTCGGCACGCTGGTCGAATTTGGCGAAATGGAAAAAGACACCAGCATGTTGGCAGAACGGGTGCGCATCAGCCTCAAACGCCAGTTGTCTTACACCTTTACCAATGGCACGGGCGTATTGCCGGTCTACATGTTCGCCCCCGAAACCGAGAAATTGCTGCAAAACAGCCTGCGCCAAACCCCCAATGGCGTATTTTTCGCACTTAATCCCGAAGCCACCGAACAATTCACCAGCGCTTTGCGGGAACTCGAAACCGAACATGCCAAAGACAAAGTGCGCCCGGTTATTCTCACTAATTTGGAATTGCGCCGCCATATTCGCCGCCATCTCGAAACCAGCTTCCCCGACTTGCCGGTCATCTCAGTGCAGGAACTCACTACCAGCATTTCCCTCAATCCGATTGGCGAGATCAGGCTGACATGAGACCGCGTACCCCACTGAGCCACGTCACCGAACGCTTGCGCAATAACCTCGAAAAATGCACGCCACTGGTATTACACGGGCGCATTGTGCAAGTCACCGGCACGGTGGTTCGTGCCATTGTGCCGCGTGTCAAACTCGGCGAATTATGCTTGCTAAAAAACAGCGGCGATCCACGCGAAATTCCTGCGGAAGTCATCGGTTTTGAGCAAAATATTGCACTACTCGCCCCGATCGGCGATATGCAAGGCGTATCCGCGCACACCCAAGTGATTACCACCGGCAAAATGCTTGAGGTCGGCGTTGGCGAACACCTGCGCGGCTGCGTGCTCGATGGCATTGGGCGCGTGCAAGAAAATCCTGGCAGACCGTTACCGACTTTCACCGAATACTACCCCATCTACGCCAATCCACCCGATCCACTCTCCCGCGATAGGGTGAGTAGCCCGCTATCGCTGGGGATTCGCTCAATGGATGCGTTGATTACCTGCGGCATCGGGCAGCGCATCGGTGTATTTGCCGGTGCTGGGGTCGGTAAAAGTTCCTTACTTAGCATGTTGGTGCAACACGCGGCGGTGGACGTTTACGTGGTCGCCCTCATCGGCGAACGTGGGCGCGAAGTGCGCGAATTCATGGAAGAAGCCTTGGGCGAGGCGGGGATGCAAAAAACCGTTCTCATCGTTGCCACCTCTGATCGCCCAGCGATTGAACGTCTCAAAGCCGCTTATGTTGCCACCGCAGTTGCCGAATACTTCCGCGACAAAGGCAATAATGTTTTATTGCTAATGGACTCGCTGACCCGTTTTGCACGAGCGCAACGCGAAATCGGCTTAGCCGCTGGGGAAGCTCCCGCCCGACGCGGCTTTCCACCGTCGGTATTTTCGGAATTGCCCAAACTGGTCGAACGCGCAGGGAATTCAGACAAAGGCTCAATCACCGCGTTTTACACCGTGCTGGTGGAAGGCGATGACATGAGCGACCCGATTGCGGATGAAGTACGTTCCTTGCTGGATGGACACATTATGCTGTCACGCGACCTAGCGGCGGGCAATCATTATCCAGCGGTCGACATCCTCGCGAGTCTGAGCCGGATTATGCCGCAATTGGTTAGCCCCCAACACCGTGCCGCTGCCGCACACTTGCGCACTTTGATGGCGAAACACAAAGAAATCGAATTTTTGCTGCGCGTCGGTGAATACAAACACGGTTCCGACCCGCTTGCAGACGAAGCCATCCGTAAAATGGATGAAATTTTGCGCTTTCTTAAACAGCCTTCCCACGAATATTCCAGTTTTGATGACACCATCAACTGGCTAATCCAACTGGCAGGATAATCGCCATGAGCTTAGAACAATTAAAAACCATTCGCGCCCGCCGCATGGAACAACGTTTCATCGAATTGCAAGAACAACGCCGCATCTTGCAAACACACGAACAACAACTGCATGAAAAGGAACAACAACTGGTCAGCTTTGGGCAATGGCGACTGGAGCATCAGGAAGCGTTATTTGCCAACCTGAAAAATCAGCCGTTCGCCCCGCAAATGCTGTTTGAATACCAAAAAAATCTGGAAGATTTACGCTTGGAAGAAGAACGCTTACGCGCTGAACTCGCCGCTGCGCAACAAGGCTTGCAAACGGCTGCGACGCAAGTCCAAACCGCACAGCAGCATTCCAGCGAGGCCAACCTGAAACTGGAAAAGCTCAAGGAAATGATTAAAATGCAGGACGATAAAAAGTCCCACGAAGAGCTTGCTCAATAATCTGGATTTGTTGTTCCAGACTCGCATTCACGATGCCCAAATCCGACTCCAGAATGCAACCATCCACGGCTACTTGGTCATCGCCGACCACTTCCAAGCTGCTAAAGCGGTGCGGAATGGCATCCAACTGCTCCGAAATCGTTGCCTGCATCTGCGGGTGAACCCGAACCAACAATTTATGGCTGCCGCGCACCAATTCCAAACCACCCAACACCGCTTGCCGAACCCGTTCATCTTGGTCAAAGCTGTGAATCACTTTGCGCACTGCACCTGTAACCAATTCCACCAACTCGCCCTCCAGTGCCATCAGCGTGTCATTGACCCGTCCGGTAAATAGCACCATTTTTTCGGCGGCTTCCTGATCGGCACGTTCACGCCCTTGTTCTAAACCGCGTTTAATCGAACGCCCCAGCGCCACCGACATGACTTCTTCGCGCTGGCGGTGACGCGTTTCCAGATCGGACGCTAAACGTTCATACGCGACCAATTCCTCATAATCCGCCGCTTTCAGGACTTTTTGACCGGCGCGTAATTGTGCCTCTACCGGCTTAATTGAAAAGAATTTTGCCATCGCGACTGACCCCCATTTTAATTTCTATTGCTACTTTTTGTACTAATACCGCGCATTCAGCGGCTTGTGCATCCAAGGCTTGCCCAGATTTTGCGTAACGCTTCCACAACACATAATATTCGCGCTCCAACTTATAGACCAAACGCTTCCAGAAAGACGGTGGATAACCGGCAAATGCTGCCCGCAAACACAGCATTCCCGCCAACACAAAACGCTTTTTCAAACCGATGGGCGCAGGAAACGCAATGTCTGCACTGATATTGTGTGTCAGCAACGGCGCACGTTGTTGCACAAAACGGTATAAGTCATCGCCCAGCACCTGCTGGGTTTTCAGCAAATCTTCGCGAGTCACGATGCGGCGCAATAACTGAAAATGGAACATCGCACCTAAGTACAGCACCAATTGCCCTAACTCTTGCCCACGCCATAAGGCCAAGCGCGTCAAGGGTTTGCTGAAATCAAAAAATACGCTGTCATGCAAGCCCAAACGCTGCATCATGTGCTTCAATAAGCGGCTTTCCCCGCGTTCTTGCCCTAACAACGACTGCATCACTTTGCCATCGGGCATGGTTGCCAACCAACTGGGATGAATGTACGAATCCGGGCGGAAATTAAAGCGCCACACCGCCTGCGAAAATTCGTCAGTAATATCGAAGTGATTAGAAATGCTCATAATGCCAACGTTATAGTATTCAATATCTCGGCATTATTGCCTGCTCACACCACAGTAAGCAGGTATTTCCTGACAAAACTACTCGCCAGACTGAATCAGCGGTAGCCTAAGCCCGTGACTTGTTTGTGCAGCTTGGCGTTTTCATCGCTCAAATGGCGCACCAGAAAATCGAGGCTGCGCACCACAAATTCCAGCAAATTGGTGGCAATGTACGGCTCTTCGATACGGATACGGTTGTACATCTGGCGGTTAATTTCCAGCAAACGCACCCCGCTGCGCCGTGCTTTCAAACGCACGGTGCGTGGCTGGCGGTCAAAGAAAGACATTTCGCCCACCAAACTGCCGGGGTCTAATTGCCCGACTTCAAATTCGCGCTCACCATCGACTTGCAGTAATTTGACTGCCCCACCGATGACCAAGTAAAAGCGGTCACTGATTTCGCCGATGTCAGCAACAATTTCTTGCGAACCCAGTTCACGAATGCGGGTATAACGCAAAAATCGCACGACTTCATCGTCGGTTAGCGCGGCACAAAATTCCGGGCAGGTGTCTTTAATTTGCTGTAATAATTGAGAATTTACATGGTTCATGGTGCGTGATCCGGCAATAAATGAAATTGCCTGTATTATACGCGCAGAAATAAGCGTTGTCGGCAGGCACAGCGTATAATCGTTTTACTTTAACCCAAACAGGAATACCTTTTATGAGCATCAGTAACGAAGCCGTCGCCGCCATGATTCAAGCCCATTTGCCCGAAGCGCAAGTCACCATCAACGGTGATGGCTACAAATACGAAGCGGACGTGATCAGTGACGCCTTTGCAGGGTTAAACACCCTCAAGCGCCATCAACTGGTATACGCCGCCGTCAATGACGCGATTACGGCGGGTCAACTTCATGCGCTGACGATTCGCGCCAAAACCCCTGCGGAAGTTGCGTAATGGATGACAAAACCCGTACCCAACACCCGGTGCTGCAACCCATCAGTGACAAGGAATTAGCCCGCGAAAGCTGGAAAATCTTCCAAATCATGGGCGAATTTGTGGACGGTTTTGAACGCCTTGCCCACTTACGCCCATCCGTCAGCATCTTTGGTTCTGCCCGCACCCCGCCGGATGATCCGCTGTATCACCTGACCGAAACCATTGCCCACAAACTTTCCGATGCGGGCTTTGCTGTCGTCAGTGGCGGCGGCCCCGGTTTGATGGAAGCCGCCAATAAAGGCGCTAAGCGTGGCAAATCGCCCAGCATTGGTTTGAATATCCAGCTTCCACACGAACAACATTCCAACCAATATCAGGATATTTCGCTGTATTTCCGGCATTTTTTCTCGCGCAAAGTCATGTTCGTGAAACACGCTTCCGCCTACGTGGTCATGCCCGGTGGCTTTGGTACACTGGATGAATTGGCAGAAATCCTGACTTTGGTGCAAACCGCTAAAACCCGCAAAATCCCCATCGTGCTGGTGCACACCCCATTCTGGGAAGGCTTGGTCGGATGGTTCAAGCACACCCTGATAAAACAGGGTACAATCTCGGCAGGCGATTTGGATCTGTTTGTCCTGTTGGACGATGCCGATGCAATCGTCGAGCATATTTTTGGTTACTACGAACGCGCGGTATCGGGGCCATCCGCTGAAGAACGCGCTAAATTTATGGAGTTATAACAACAATGAACACACAACAATGGCTAACACTGGCATTCATCGCGCTGTTCAGCACCACGATTCATGCCGATGAAACTACCACCGATACGGATATTGCCAGCAAAATGAAGGTGGAAACGATCCGTGTCACCGACGATTTCGGCACGATTGAAGAAGAGCGCGTCGCCGCCATGCGCAGCGAAATCCGCTACGTACCGGCTGATGGCGAAGGCGGTTATAACTTAGTCGATTCAGTCAGTTCCCAAGGCAAAAGTCAAAATGCTCACCAAAGCCGTGACATGATGATTCCAAGCTGGAACGTCCTCTCTTGGTAAATGCATGTCAGTTTATACCCCCGTCAGCGCCACCGAACTCGAAACCTTTCTGCATGAATACCCCGTCGGAGCGCTGACGGATTATGCCGGTATCAGTGCAGGTGTCGAAAACAGCAATTTTTTCGTCACCACCACGCAAGGGGCATTTGTTCTCACCCTGTTTGAGCACCATACCCCGGCAGAACTGGGCTATTTTCTCGATCTCATGCAACATTGGGCGGATGCCGGTGTTCCCGTGGCTCGCCCCATTCCCAACCGTGCGGGGCAATTATTGGGTACGCTCAAGCACAAACCCGCTACGTTAGTGCTGCGTTTAGCGGGGCAACACATCGAGCACCCTACCCCCAAACAATGCGCCGCACTCGGCACAGCACTCGCGCACCTGCATCTTGCGGGGCAAACCTTCCCGCAGCAACGCGCCCCCGATCGTGGGCATGATTGGCGAATGCACACGGCGTCCCGCTTGCTGCCACACTTAAACCCAGCCGATGCCGCCTTGCTGCAAACCGAAATGGCATTCCAGCAAAGCATTCCGTTTGCGCAACTTCCCAGCGGTACGATTCACGCGGATTTGTTTCGGGATAATGTGCTGTTCCACGACGATCATCTGAGCGGCGTTTTGGATGTGTATTTTGCCTGCTACGATAACTGGTTGTATGACTTAGCAATCGTGGTCAATGACTGGTGCTGCCACGCGGATGGTTCACTGGATAATTTGCGGGTACAAGCTTGCCTGAATGCTTATCAAACGGTGCGCCCCTGGCAAGCCATCGAGCGACGTTATTGGTACGCAACATTACGGGCGGCGGCCTTACGTTTCTGGCTCTCACGTCTGGACGCGCAATTGAACCCACGCGCAGGCGACAATGTTTTGCAAAAAGACCCGGCAGAATTCCGTCGCAAATTGTTACAGCGCATTAACGCAAGCAACGTAACGGTCGATGCGCGGCGGCTTTTGTGCCCGCTGCCCGTGATTCGGGTGCAAACCGCCGTCGACAATTTGCCTGCTGGCGTTCACTTGACCGCGATTTGCACCGACCCCGGCGCATTGCACGACATTCCCGCATGGGCGCGGATTCACGGGCATACGGTATTGGAAACGCACAGCGAAGGGCGCGAACACGTCATCGTTTTACAAACAGGTTGGACACAATGAGCGGACATCAGCATACCGTCACCGATACCCGCACCGACGATAATAGCCGTAAAGCCGTCACCCAGCGCGTCGCTTTTGTCGGCATGAGTGTGAATATTTTTCTGGTGATTGTGCAAATCATCGGCGGCATTCTTACCCATTCGCAAGCGCTGATTGCGGATGCCATGCACACCCTGTCGGATTTGGTCGGCGATGTGGTGGTATTATTTGCCGCACATCATGCCAGCAAAGCCGCCGATGCCAACCACCCTTATGGGCATGGGCGTATTGAAACACTTGCCACCGTTATTCTCGGTTTACTATTGGGCGGGGTCGCGGCGGCGATTTTCCTGCAAGCATGGGACAGACTTTCCGGCGACGAACCGCTCATCACCCCCGAACCCTGGGCAATGGCGATCGCAGCATTAGCGATTATTGGCAAGGAAGGGCTTTACCACTACACCGTTCACGTTGCCAAACGCATCAGTTCGCCCATGCTCAAAGCCAGTGCATGGCATCACCGTTCGGATGCGATTTCCTCAGTATTGGTGTTGCTGGCAATTGGCGGGGCGCAATTGGGTTTCCCTTGGCTGGACTCGGTAGCGGCTATCTTGGTCGCCGCCATGATTTTTTACATGGCCATTCAGCTCATTTTGGAAAGCACCAGTGAATTGGTGGATACCGGGTTAGACGCGCAGGAAGTCCAAGAGATGCGTGATTTTATTTGTGCCATCGACGGCGTGGAAAGCGTGCATTTATTGCGCACGCGCCGCATGGGGGGACGGGTATTGGCCGATGCGCATTTGCAAGTCGATGGGCGCATCAGCGTTTCCGAAGGCCACCACATCAGTGATACCGTGATGTACCGTTTGCGGCGGCAATTTCCGGCGATTAGCGATGTTATTATTCATATTGATCCCGAAGACGATGAAACGGTACACCCCAGTAAAAACCTGCCCTCGCGGGTTGAATTATTAGCTGCACTGCACACACAGCCAGAAACGGCGGCATTATGGGACAGCATCGACGACCTCACTTTGCATTACCAAGGCGGCAAACTTCAACTCGACGTTATTTTGCTAACAACGCCGCCCGCAACAGCACTTTCAGGATTCAAAAACGCTTGTCGCAGCATTCCCGCCATTGAGTGCGTCAACTTTTTCACTAAAAAAGTGCATTAAGCGCAAATTAAGCACTTTTTTGGTGATTACAAAGAAACCCCTCCTAACCTCCCCTTATCAGGGGAGAGACCAGAAAGACTGCGCTTCTTCGCTCCTCCCCTTATAAGAAGAGGCTGGGAGGGATTTCTTAAAAATGGCATAAAACTTGCATTAAACCTCATCATTTCTGATTTATTGTATTGAACGAGGTTAATAGATGAGCAGCAATTTCGCGCGTACCCAAGCAATCCAAACCATCAGCCAGCGTTCCCCGATGGATCTCGGTAAGACCGATCCATTGAGCAAGATCTGGGCTTGTGACGTTTTCAATCTGGCACGCATGGAAGAATGCCTCTCCAAGAATGCGTTCAAAGCGATGAAGAAAACCTTCCAAACGGGCGCAACGTTAGACCCTGCCACAGCAGACGTGGTGGCGGCAGCGATGAAAGAATGGGCAATGTCCAAAGGCGCGAAATTCTTCTCGCACATCTTCTACCCGATGACCAATGCCACCGCTGAAAAGCATGATGGCTTCATTATCACCAGTCCAGAAGGCAATGCCATCACCGATTTCAGCGGCAGCCTGCTGATCAAAGGTGAACCGGACGGCTCATCGTTCCCGAACGGCAGCATTCGCGCCACCAACTCAGCGCGTGGTTACACGGCATGGGATCCGACCAGCCCTGCTTACATTATGCACACCGCCAATGGCGCAACGCTGATGATTCCGTGCGTCTTCCTGTCGTGGACGGGCGAAGCACTCGACAAGAAAATCCCCTTACTGCGCTCCAATGCAGCGATGAACAATGCCGCACAGCGCGTATTGAAATTGATGGGCGAAACAGAGGTTGCCACCCTCAACTCAAGCTGTGGCGCGGAACAAGAATACTTCCTGATCGATGAAGCTTTCGCCACTGCTCGCCCTGACATTTTACTGTCAGGCCGCACCTTATTTGGTGCAGCACCAGCGAAAGGTCAGCAATTCGACGACCATTATTTCGGCGCAATCCCAGAGCGCGTGCAAGTCTACATGCAAGACATCGAAGACAAGCTCTACCGCCTCGGCATTCCAGCCAAAACGCATCACAACGAAGTTGCACCGGGTCAGTTTGAAATTGCCCCTTACTTTGAAGCGGCAAACGTGGCAGCCGATCACCAGCAATTGCTGATGACCATTATGAAAACCACCGCGAAAGCCCACGGCTTCCTGTGCATGTTGCATGAAAAACCGTTTGCTGGCGTCAACGGTTCAGGCAAACACGTCAACTGGTCCGTCGGTAACAGCACTCAAGGTAACTTGCTTGACCCCGGCAGCACACCGGAAGAAAACCTGCACTTCTTGGCATTCTGTGGTGCAGTCATCCGTGGCGTGCATCAATTTGGCCCATTGCTGCGGGCGGTTATTGCTTCTGCCTCTAACGACCACCGTTTGGGTGCAAACGAAGCGCCTCCGGCCATTCTGTCCGTCTACTTGGGCGACCAACTCGAACAAGTCTTCAACGACATCAAAGCTGGTAAAATCCTCAAAACGGAAAAAGGCGGACAAATGGATTTGGGGCTGTCCCAAATTCTGAAATTTGAGCGTGACCCCGGCGACCGTAACCGCACGTCACCGTTCGCATTCACCGGCAACCGTTTTGAATTCCGCGCGGTTGGCTCGTCACAATCCGTGTCTGGCCCATTGGTTGCGATGAACACCATGCTGGCAGATTCCCTGAACTGGATGGCAGACAAACTGGAAGCCGAACTCAACGGCGGCAAAGACGTTGCCACGGCTACGCTGTCAGTACTGAAAGTTGTAATGGAACAACACGGTAACGTCGTTTTCGGCGGTAACGGCTACTCCCCGGATTGGCACAAAGCCGCCGTTGCAGAACGCGGTCTGAAAAACCTGCCAACCTCTGCGGATGCCCTGCCAGAATTGTTAAGCCAGGAAGTCTCCGGTTTGTTTGAACGCACCGGCGTTTTGACCCCGACCGAACTGCACAGCCGCTTTGAAGTGTACGCTGAACAATACGTCAACAGTATCGACGTCGAAGCCAAGCTGATGGTCAATATGGCAACCACCATGATCTATCCGGCAGCCGTCAGTTACCTGTCTGAACTCGCGGCTACCGCTGGCAACCTGCAAGAGTTGGGCATCACGCTGGATAACAGCGTTGCCACCAACGTTGCCACTGAAGCCAACGCACTGATGGTTGCTGTCGGTAAACTGAGCGCAGCGCGTGCTAAACACGACTTTGACAGCATTCAAGAGCACATGACATTCTTGGCTGACACTGTGCGTGGTTTAATGACGGAAGTCCGCGCTCATGCTGACACACTGGAAACCCTGATTTCTGATGAGATGTGGCCGTTACCAAAGTACAGCGAAATGCTGTTCATTAAGTAAGGCGTAATACCTGCTGGAGAGGCGTGATTTATCACGCCTTTCTTTTGCCCGTTATTTACAGCCCCCCTTAGTCTGAGTAACATCCCTGTTTATCAGAAAAACCATCCGTTACCCATTCATTAGGAGACACATCATGTCTGCACAAGACGTTCTCAACATGATCAAAGACAACGACGCCAAATACGTCGATTTCCGCTTCACTGACACCAGCGGCAAAGAGCATCATGTTACCGTTCCCGCTTACACGGTCGAAGAAGACACCTTCACCGAAGGTAAAATGTTCGATGGCTCTTCTATTGCTGGCTGGAAAGGCATTAACGAGTCCGACATGATCCTCATGCCTGACCCGGCAACGGCTTTCGTCGACCCGTTCTTCCAAGACGTCACCGTCAATATTACCTGCGGCATCGTTGACCCAACCACCATGGAAGGCTACGAGCGTGACCCACGTTCCATTGCAATGCGTGCCGAAGCTTACCTAAAATCCACCGGCATTGCGGATACCGCATTCTTTGGCCCAGAA
The sequence above is drawn from the Thiothrix subterranea genome and encodes:
- a CDS encoding glutamine synthetase III family protein, whose protein sequence is MSSNFARTQAIQTISQRSPMDLGKTDPLSKIWACDVFNLARMEECLSKNAFKAMKKTFQTGATLDPATADVVAAAMKEWAMSKGAKFFSHIFYPMTNATAEKHDGFIITSPEGNAITDFSGSLLIKGEPDGSSFPNGSIRATNSARGYTAWDPTSPAYIMHTANGATLMIPCVFLSWTGEALDKKIPLLRSNAAMNNAAQRVLKLMGETEVATLNSSCGAEQEYFLIDEAFATARPDILLSGRTLFGAAPAKGQQFDDHYFGAIPERVQVYMQDIEDKLYRLGIPAKTHHNEVAPGQFEIAPYFEAANVAADHQQLLMTIMKTTAKAHGFLCMLHEKPFAGVNGSGKHVNWSVGNSTQGNLLDPGSTPEENLHFLAFCGAVIRGVHQFGPLLRAVIASASNDHRLGANEAPPAILSVYLGDQLEQVFNDIKAGKILKTEKGGQMDLGLSQILKFERDPGDRNRTSPFAFTGNRFEFRAVGSSQSVSGPLVAMNTMLADSLNWMADKLEAELNGGKDVATATLSVLKVVMEQHGNVVFGGNGYSPDWHKAAVAERGLKNLPTSADALPELLSQEVSGLFERTGVLTPTELHSRFEVYAEQYVNSIDVEAKLMVNMATTMIYPAAVSYLSELAATAGNLQELGITLDNSVATNVATEANALMVAVGKLSAARAKHDFDSIQEHMTFLADTVRGLMTEVRAHADTLETLISDEMWPLPKYSEMLFIK